GAGGAATGGTTGCAGTGATACATTAATACCGTGTAGTGATTGCTTGCATGTATTTCCAAATGGTTCATGTGTATGATTTTATGGTTCTTGCATTTGGTTTGTATGGCTATCCacaagtgaggctgagagaacacTGACTGACTGGGTTTATGGCTGAGGGGAGATCTGAACTTGGAGCTTTCTGTACTGCATGTCATTcctttttattattgcttatctTATGGCGACCCTTCTTTCTAAAACAGAGATGCTGGTTAATGGACTTTCCCCCCTATAGCTGTAGGGAAATCCACGTTTGTAAGGCTGCTGAAAAAAGCATTTCCAGAATGGCACATGACTACAGAACCAGTTTCCAAATGGCAGAATGTTCAAGCGGATCACTCCAATCAGGTGAGAACTAAAGTGCAAAACTTCCAATGCGTGTGAGCATTCTAATCCAATACTTTGCATTCCTTTGGTGTTATTAGGAATGCAAGCCTGTGAATGGCACAGATGTCATCTTTCCTATTGGTACAATAATTCTGAGCAGCCTAAAAGTTTGCTACCATGCCATTACAATGGTTCCAGTGTATGAGACCAGAGTAATTTGGGATCTTGTGCTATTTTCTGCTATCCTCACACAGCTGAATGCTAGCTAGTACACAAGACTAGTGCTAGATAGAAATCTGGAGCAACGTGTTTACTATTGACTGTTTTGACAGAACTACAGCTAATTGCCTAGTTAGTTGCATTTGGGTTGACATATCCATCAGTTGACTTGCTAGATTCTGTCAATTGATAGCCCGTTATTTGACCATTGTCAAATATTGTCAGATAGGATGCCAAGATGGGGATTTTGCTGTGCAGGATGTCAGTTTAGCTTTTAAATCTCATTTCAGTGTAATTCATTAGCAAGGGTAGGAACAAGGGCAGATTTTCCTACAGCTGGAAGGGGCAACCTTGGCAGCGTAGCACAGCTTCACTTACTTCCCTTCTACTGCTTCCAAACAGGAAGAATCAGCCTGTTTTTAAATAGTTACTTTTATTTTAGCTTTGTTCCAGTTTAAATTTATTCTCTTTTAAATGGAATCTGTAGAATAATTCTGGTGTTCTGCGGTAAAAGCTAGCAAAAAAAATTGCTTAGGGAATTGCTCGTGCCAGTGTGTTTCAGCacttagtgtcagactaggatctgtgagacccaggttcaaatctccactctgccatggacatTCGCTGAgtatccttgggtcagtcacactcagcctaacttacttcacaaggctgttgtgaagataaatggagaatgatgtaagccattttgagtctcCGTTGGAGAGAAAAAGTGGGGAATAAATACAGTTATACAAATATTTCCTGTTAAAAATGTAATAATCCTTTAAAAGATTTCATTGTTTCACAGTTACAGTTTAAAGTATTCTTGTAAATAGCTTAAACTTCAATTCTGCTTGTGACTACAgtatcttttttgttgttttaatcaaattaatgcttttaaaaatacttcatCGGCACTGACTGCAACTTTTTGACCAGTCAAACAGCAGTCCTTCATTGTAAGTatggggtggttttccattggcATTTCACAGCTGAAGCATTTTGAGAGGGACATCATCTGGAATTGTTTAGCATATACAGGTTCAGCCTGTAGAAATTAGGACAGTTTAAAGATGTATTGTATTATATATGCACTCAATATAAGCAATCTCTGTGTTGCTCTTTTGGTTGACTGATTCTGCCTTGGCCTAGTTCTCTATTTTGTCATGACTAAActattttatggaaatgtttgtCATGTACAACGCACAGGACACTTGACCATATAAGCAAAAGACACTTTGTAGATCCTTTTCCCCACAGGGAGTTTATAGTGTTCATTTTCAGCATTGAACAATGTCAGGAAGGACAAAAGAAGGTGCGTTTTGAGGAGAGATTTGAAGGGGGAAAGTTGGGTAGAAAGGCTCAAGAGTTGAGGGTAGTGAAAGAATCATTGAGACAATTTGCTGACAGTTTTGCTTGAAGCTACAGGATTTGACATCCTAAAAGCAGAACTTTTGCTCCATCTCTGTTGATGTGGATCAGAGGCTTCTGTTTCATTACTTAAGTCAGGGAGAAAGAGGGTATTTTGTTTTGCATTGAGGGCCATGTTCCAGTGGTCATCGATAAGAAGGCTTTGCATCAGAATTTTAGCATGGCTAAAATAGCTCCTACTAGTGCAGCCCCCTCCCAAGATGCCTCAGAACCCATCCCTGATATATTTTCCCCTCATTATTTTAGGGAAGCTTGTTCTTAAACATACATCTTTGTCATTCCCCATCAGGCCTTGCCTTCTCAGAGTTTTGGAAACTTGCTTCAAAGGCTCTACAGGGAGCCATCTAGATGGTCCTATACATTCCAGACCTACTCATGTCTCAGTCGGTTCAAAGCACAGCTGCAGCCTCTGTCAATGAAGCCCTTGATGACCCAGGAACTTGTGCAGATTTTTGAGAGATCTGTGTACAGTGATAGGTATGGTACAAAAATCCTGTTctcatatatataaaataaacaataaacttAGAGACAGCAAACTGCAAATgcagagagtcagtttggtgtagtggttaagagcagcgggactctaatctggagaaccgggtttgattccccactcctccacttgaagccagctgggtgaccttgggtcagtcacagctctttcagagctctctcagcctcacccgcctcacagggcaattgttgtgaTAATAATGGCACTAACCTGTTaatagctctgagtgggtgttaagttgtcctgaagggtggtatataaattgaatgttgttgttgttattattccagtGAACAAAATTGCCTTTCAACAAATATATGACTTTTCTGTTGGTTGCTCTTTTAGACTCAGTCGATTTTGTTGAAAGAATGACAGCCTATATTTTCTTATACCAGCCCATAAGAGGTAGTACAGAAGGTGATATCTACATCCTTGCTGGTGTTAAAAGCATCATGTCATCCCtaggaatattttttaaatagcCCCAAAGCCCTGATTCATGATCCAGTGGGATGTCATATTCCATCATGTCTCTGATAATGTTCCAAGTCTGTTTCCATtagtcaccatttccaaaataaataaaatcggTGATTAATGCTTGACAGCACCAACAGCCACATGAGTCAGTTTATATAGGTGCTTCACATATGGGAAGAACGTAATTTTCCAAAAACCCTctcatttgttttaatatttatgaaataCCTTTACACTTTCTCTAAACCCATTCCTCTTTGCTTGGCAAAACAGAGAAATAAGAATCATTCTTCTGTTGCTTTATAACTTGTCTTAAAAGCTGGTAAATGTTCCCCACTAATTCTTTTAAACCAGACAATACTACTACCAATTCCAATTCAAACTTACCAGGGATCAACATATCCCTATTTGGGAATGAATGAATTGTATTTCTGAACTTAAAGTATTAAAATAAAAGCAGATAATGACTTTAGAGTTTATCTATCAGTTCTTAACATATTTGTAACAACGCCATTAAAGAGAGTTCAATGATGATATAAATACTAAAGATGAATATCTCAAGTAATTCTGATGAGAAGTTTATATAATGGAAGGGTGAAAATCTAACaaatcttctttctcttttttaaaaaaaaattacattgtcCCTTGACTTGTTCTCTTTGCATATTAATGCCCCACTTTAATGAGCGGAAGGCAGTATAATTTCTTTTCTGTCATAAttcattattttaattaattgtgtgGAACTTATTACCAGGGCAGCTAAGGCTGAGGAAACAATAGCAAGAAAATCCTTGTGAAGGAGCATCTATTGGGGCAACCTTTTCAGAAATCTGCAGATGAGCCCAGCTAGCAAGCAGAGTTTCCCAATTTTCTTCGCTCACAATAGCAGGCCCTACCTGCATGCTGCTTTACCTGTATACTGCCCTGTAATACAAGGCAGTGATCACGACCAGGAGGTTTGGCTGGAACCCGGCCTGGACAATGTCATTTAATCTTCTGAGATCCATGTCGGTCCTTCACattggcgaaatcaacagcagcccgtacacgggctttctctgtggtggcccccaccctgtggaacggcctgcctgaggaggtcaggagagcccccctctctcctagctttccacaaacaacgcAAAaacgaatgattcaaaaaggctttttactgagataggaaggctgaattgtagggaggggatctcagatgatccgctaataagttagggactatagacctcaccactatgttgaattggattcctgctaatgctatgtctttgtgaacttgtatctatttaccctatggcattgtttatggaaatgttcttgatattaactgtactaatcccacactgtgtaatccaccttgagtctccatgagaaaggcagactataaatgacataaataatcaGACAAGCCAGCATGGAAAAGAGTCTCTGCAGATAAAGTTTCCAAACTTTTCAGGGAGTAAGGCAGGAGAAAGGTGCTCTGGCCAAAGGCTGATTACCCAAGGTACTGCCTTTCATTCCCTCCTTCCTTGTACTTTTTGGAGACTGATGAAGATGGGAAGAGAGGCATGCGGTCTTATAACTTAAAGATGTTTGTTCCATGTTGCAGGTTGAGGTTGTAGGGGGCTCTTGGGTCCGAAAATGTGTTTGAAGGCTTCTACTTAAATACTGGAAGTGGGATGGTTGGGGTCTGATATTTTCACTGAAGGGGGCATGCAACTGAAAGGAATATATTGCCAAGAATGTAAATATGGTTTGATGGCATACCTCTTTGTTCTGCCAAAATGGTGAGATAGTACTTCAGGGAAACTTAATTGGATTGTCTgtctcttccccccactcctcccccCCAACCCAGGTATGTCTTTGCAAAGAATCTGTTTGAGATTGGGCACTTGGCAGAGATTGAGTGGATAATTTACCAAGATTGGCATACCTTCCTCCTGCAAGCGTTTGGGGACCGAGTTGCActccatggcttcctttatctcTGGGCACCTCCTGAGGTAACCATGAAAAAGTACCCAGAGGCTGGCCTGTTTGTGTGTTGACTGCATTCAAGGCTTGCTTTTTTTCCTTAAGAGAAATACAAACTGCCCTCCGTTCTCTCTCAGTACACAGAGAAGTctctcctaattttttttttgaccAATGGGGCTTAAAGGCACATCACATCGAAAACAAACGTCTTGAATCTCAAAAAAGCAGGTAAAACTAAGCAGACCACAACTTCATTCACAAGTCCTCTTTACAGAGTCTCCAAAATCGTTGCAAGGTTGGAGCCTTTGTCACATTCTTGGGAAGTTGTATCCTGTGATCTGTCAATGGAaaggggggtgggagaagaggACAAAATCACCCTTCCTTCCTCTGCTGTTAGTGATGTGCTGACTGAAGAGGGAGAAAAGGGCaatttctccccttctctatGCAGCCCCTAAATCCCTGTAACTACTTGTCTACATGGGTCCCTTGATTCCAGCAGTCAACTTGCCATGTGTCAGTGGGACTgcaggggcggcggggggggaggggaaacagaGCAAGAAAAAGGTTGCTGATAGTTGGACTCCTCTCTGTTCTCTCTCATGAACTGCCACCTTCTCTATCTTGTCTTTTCCCCACTGCTTCCAGGCTGCTCTTGTACTGAGGTTAGTTCAGACAGTCCTTCCTAGAACCTTTTCCAAACGCTTTTCTGCTTTATCACTTGCTTCTGCTTAATCTTGTTCTCTTTGCATCTGTGATATTTTGTTCGGATGCATAGAGAAAGCCTAAGGCTAAGAAACAATAGACATTGAAAGTCACTGATCTGTTGAGACCATAATAAGTGATAAAAGGTTGGAGTGTTATGCAGCAGTGAACATCCTGGACTGAACTGAAAAGCCCCATTGGAATGGCAGGACTATAATGCAGGCAATGGAGTTAATCTGTCCCCGTAGCTCTTTGCCACAAGCTGGACTTACCTACTGCTAATCACTTTCCAAATGGTCTCATTTGATTGACCTTGGAGATGCTAATCAATCCGGTCTGTGCTTCTGGCCTCTTGGTTGAGGCTTTGGGCTTTGCTGTGGAGTCTTATTCTCTGGGACTAGCAAGTGAATGGTTCAGATAGTGTGTCCAGCTCATGAACACTCTCCCCTCAGGCATGTCAAAccactcttgtcctttcccctgccatttaaaataattctcaaactgtgTGCTGCAAGAACATATTACGTAAAGATTCATGTGAGCTTGTGTTTTCCATGTAAAAAGGAGCCTGCCAAGATTAGTTCTGGCTTTGCCTCTTTCCAGTCAGCTTCTGCGAGGGGATTGATCATATTGTGATGTGTCTGCATCAGGGGCGACTCTGTCAGTCGGTTACTTTCGCCCAGAGGATGTTGTCTTTTCGTGTGTTGCTGCTCTGAGCTTGCCCACAGTGGTGATTTAAAAAGAAGCTCAAAGTGTTTCTTCTTTTTATGGAATCTCAAAatgactcattttttaaaatcataagtGAAGCACACATCCACTCTTAAGTGGGGAACACTGACTTTAAAGTGATGGAGGGCTGGTTAGCAGGCACCCCTTTTCTCCTTTCAGGTGTGCCTAGAGAGGTTGCGACGAAGAGCGAGGCCTGAGGAGAAGGAGATCCAGCTGTGCTACCTGGAGCAGCTACACTTACAACATGAAAACTGGCTCCGGACGAGAAGCACAAAGTGAGTAGTAGAATTTGGCTGGAAGCGGCCAGCGCACCTGTGATTGGGCCAACTGCTTCATGCGTATGAAGACTTCAGTCCTGCAACGCTATGCTTTGTCCGCTACTGAGGCCTGTTTTATAGTACCAAGAGGCTCCTGTTCTTATCTGTTCTGGGTCACAAATCCTGGCCCTTTCCATCATGAGACTTCACAACGTAAATGGGCAGAGTTTGCAGCAGAGTAATGGTCACGTGAACTACTATCTGTCCATCTACCATGCAAAACCTAAATCTCTAGGCAGGCTGCAAAAATATGATATCTGCAGGCAACATAAGTTACAAGAAGTTCAGTTCTCTTGCATGCTGATGCCTCTTTGCTCTCTCCCCACCAACTTCTGTAATCAGAAAACCATGGTGGTACAGTAGTTAGAGAGTCAGATGATGAATggaggcggtggggggggggggcaacctgaATTCAAATCTCCAGTCAGTTCcctgaatgaccttgggtcactAGCACTCTTTCTCGACCTCTCTTGCTAGTGTTGCTGCGAGGGGAGATAAGTGTAGGAGGGGAGAACCTTGGGTGTTGTTCAGAATAGAAATGAATAGAGGGGgggtctctattttatttttgattttatttacaGCCCACTGTTCTCGCTGAGATTCAAGGAGAATTGCAAAGTTTAAAAAGAATTTGATCAGACAGCAAGGATGTCCAATGAGCAATGCAATAGgatgcaaacaaaaaaacccagaacagaAACTGTCTTGAGGCATGACAGTGCCATGATGCAGAAAATGGTTTGACCAGGTAGAAGGCATTGCAGCAAAGGGAAGATGGTACATACAGCAATcattgcaatagactacaatccAATTCCCTTATCAAAACATCCTTTGGAGGTGTTTCATTATGCTACAGTTCTGATACTTTTGTAAGAATGTCCTCCTGAACTTTTTGGTTTTGTACATTCTGCAAAATAATCGAAGCATGAGGGTTCTTCCTGACCTACTCAGACAGACTGTTCTGCagagtgggagccaccacagagaattgcTCATCAGCCACAGTTAGTGGGCTCTGAATGATTCCATCACTGGGCCATCCTACCTGCATTTATCTCAGGTCGAATCTGACCAGGGTCTGCTCTCACTTCTCATGCATAATTCCAAACGCATTTGAATGGTTTCCCAACATTTGGAACATTTGGGTGGTGGGAAGAGATACTTGACCAATAATGATGGCAGTTAGGGGGTGTGGTCATGGGAGGGTTTCAGGAAGACAAATGGGAGGAAGAATAAGTAGGTTGTGGCAGTTCCACACTCCTGATGCCTTCAGGAGATGTTACCAGTGTTGTTGTCATGAGGATTAAAATCTTTCTTTAAACTGAATGCTGAGGTTCACAGTCCCTGCCATGCACCAATTTTAGGTATAGAATACAATAAACTTTACTTAAGTGGTTTTCCTGATGTGGAAGTATGGGCTGAGAAATAGCAATATGTTTGAATCTGTCTGGTGAACTCCACGCTTGAGCCAGTCTTAGGATAAAGACAATGCAATAGTCTTAAACCATGCTAGGAGAATTAGTGGGCACCCCAGATGCCTTTCTCAGTCTTCATGGCACTTCAGGACAAGAGAGTCCTCTGAAGGATCATCAGAGTCAACCCTTCTTCTTCTAAACCCATCCTGTCCTTGTGTAATAGAACTCTGTGGGGCTGCTTTCTCATTAGCCCGATGTAATACATTCCCATCTGCAGTACTTGGAGGCCGTTATAAGAAGGTCCCAATGGCTGAGCGAGtttgtccatgcaaggcagggaaagtagaaacaattgagcacatcATGCTTGCTTGTAAGTTCTACCACGAAATACGTATAAAACATATCCAACCTGCATTGAAGAAGCTTTCAAGCCTCCCTGACACAGAGCAAATTAATAAACTCCTGTTTGGTGCCGATTCCCAGATCACattggctagtgccagatttttagctgcggcttgtagaatccgcaggtaatgtgcaaaggagtaacatctgcttttatttctaaccctgaaagcccacacttttgtactTATATTGTCAAGTTTTTATATactaatatatttatataattatttttataaagtggtgtattttgtgtatgatactcacttatgttttttacaagtctgtactggttattaactgtaaataaatctgactgacTGAACTCTGTGGGCATATTTCATTGTTCTTGTGTCATGTGTATTGCGGAATTCTTGTGCCTGCTTTGCTTCTGCTGGATGCTCAGGATTTTCATTTGTTGCTTGTTGGTTTCTCAGGATCCATTTTGAAAACCTAAGAAATGCTCCAGTCTTGATGCTTGATGTCACCAAGGATTTTGAGGATGACACAAATGAGCAGAGGAGACTTGTGAGACAGGTAAAATCATTCTGATTTTTGCTAGAAACATTTACACATTAAGTGTAGCTCAGCAAGTTTTCAGCTTGCCTGATTTAGTTCCTTTTATTGCCTGAAGCGAATGTGGTATTGGCTGTCCGGACACAAATCTCTTGATGCCTTTCCCTTTTCTACAGGTGGAGACTTTTATAAAGAGCCTCTCTTCTGAAGCTTTGCCTTCTGCTTCTGCTACCACTTCCTAGCTCAGACTCTTGTTTCGCAAACAAATGCCCCTTAGCTGCTTGCCCACCAAGAGGCCAAGTGAAAACCTTTTTCAACCCTAGAAGATCAAAATCAGCTGGGTAAAGAGTTCCAACAGGGTTGGTGATACTCACAGGATATTTGAAGTTAAGACGCTACTAACAAAACCTTCCAGTACCAGCAGGATCTTGAAATGGTTCACTGGACCACTTCCACCTGAATGCATGGAGATACAAACAGTCATGTGAAGAAGGAGGCAGGGAGCATTTCTGCATGGGCTGGCCTAGGTCAAATATTGCCCCCAATCCTCCATTCTGGCTTTTAAGGAACTTTAAAGTGGGCTTTCACTTGGCGTGGGCCTGGTTAAGTACAGTGCAAGGTCAGAGTTTGGCTGCCCCTCTCATGGATTGCCACCTCCCCTACCGCTGACCCATGGCATCAGCAATGGTAGTTCCTCTGCTGCAGTCTGGGACCTGTGCTTCCCTCACCagcttttgcttctgtttttttctaaGAGGAGGAGCTTTCTATGTGCCCTCGTTTTCTTCTGCCCATTGTGACTTGGACTTGTGACATCGATCTTTTTATGAGCTTCACTTTACTTTTctgtaagttttaaaaaaaaccaccttCTGTGCTTTTAGTCTCTTGTGCTTCTAGGTTTCTCTAGAAATTACCCTGAAAAGTAGTCTGGTCAAACAATTCCTCACTTCTGTATATCTGTACTCCTTTCTGTTGTACTGAAAACCCTCAAACTAGGGAAGAGATTAGAAGTAGATTAATGGCAAAACGTTTAAGGGACCACACATAGAACGTTGCAGAGTCAGTGAGAGCTTTGTGTCATTGCTTTGCGCTCATGTAAACTCGTCATGCAAGACCTGAGTCCAGGAGACTAGATACACATGGCACCTTTTCATGATTTAGATGAGGTCATGTCATATCTAATTAGCCAGGTGCTTGCTGGAACCATGTGGTTTACAAACTATATCCTAAAGTATAAACAGTAGCATTTGGAACCAAGACAaggtatcagatttctgcttgtttctttGCCTCTCTAGTTACCCTTGATATCTTTGGATTTCAAAGACTTCTGCTGTAGGGCTCAGCTTTACTTAGCAACACAGTAATATGATAAAGTGAGCTTGTATTGCTCTTCTCGCTCTGAGTGGTGTTTTGTTGCTAGATCTGTGCTTAAAGAACTTGACATGTATGTGTCCATAAAGGAATTTACCTACAGTTTGGAAGGTTAAATAAACTTACAACTTGGAGTAGGGTTGAGTAGCTAAGCAGATGCCTAAGAGGAATAGCTATAAATGGTTCTTTTTGAGCTTCTAACtgttccatcctaagcagaggtacacccctctaatcccattgacttcagtggacctagaagggtgtaactgtggtTTGGGTGGCACTACAAGCTTTGTGCTCTTCTAGGCTCAGTTCTGTTGGTGAAATTAGTATCTTCTGCTACAGCAGAAAGAAGAGTCCAAAGCTACCACTCCTGGATTTCTCCTGAATACAATTGCTTGGCAGTTTCTTTTAACTGCTATTCAAGGAAGTCAAAGGCCTGGTTATTTTTTACTGAAGTGATCGCTGCTTTCTCCCATAGTTACTCCTCTGTAAACCTACAGTTTGACCTAACCACATGGGTAAAAGATGTGCTGCCTGGAATGGGTCAGGAGCAGCTATCTCAAGGTAATGTGTAAATCCTCCTAAAATTAATGTACGTCATCCCGTTTAAACCCAACCATCCTGGTTGAGAGGAAGGCCTGCTTTTGTAGATAGTTTCAAATTCTATTTTAATGTGTAAATGCACTTTCTGTGCACTGTAAAACCCTTTGTAGATACC
Above is a genomic segment from Eublepharis macularius isolate TG4126 chromosome 14, MPM_Emac_v1.0, whole genome shotgun sequence containing:
- the DGUOK gene encoding deoxyguanosine kinase, mitochondrial isoform X3; the encoded protein is MTTEPVSKWQNVQADHSNQALPSQSFGNLLQRLYREPSRWSYTFQTYSCLSRFKAQLQPLSMKPLMTQELVQIFERSVYSDRYVFAKNLFEIGHLAEIEWIIYQDWHTFLLQAFGDRVALHGFLYLWAPPEVCLERLRRRARPEEKEIQLCYLEQLHLQHENWLRTRSTKIHFENLRNAPVLMLDVTKDFEDDTNEQRRLVRQVETFIKSLSSEALPSASATTS
- the DGUOK gene encoding deoxyguanosine kinase, mitochondrial isoform X2, with product MLGMRGLCMEAAKKLSIEGNIAVGKSTFVRLLKKAFPEWHMTTEPVSKWQNVQADHSNQALPSQSFGNLLQRLYREPSRWSYTFQTYSCLSRFKAQLQPLSMKPLMTQELVQIFERSVYSDRYVFAKNLFEIGHLAEIEWIIYQDWHTFLLQAFGDRVALHGFLYLWAPPEVCLERLRRRARPEEKEIQLCYLEQLHLQHENWLRTRSTKIHFENLRNAPVLMLDVTKDFEDDTNEQRRLVRQLLLCKPTV
- the DGUOK gene encoding deoxyguanosine kinase, mitochondrial isoform X1, giving the protein MLGMRGLCMEAAKKLSIEGNIAVGKSTFVRLLKKAFPEWHMTTEPVSKWQNVQADHSNQALPSQSFGNLLQRLYREPSRWSYTFQTYSCLSRFKAQLQPLSMKPLMTQELVQIFERSVYSDRYVFAKNLFEIGHLAEIEWIIYQDWHTFLLQAFGDRVALHGFLYLWAPPEVCLERLRRRARPEEKEIQLCYLEQLHLQHENWLRTRSTKIHFENLRNAPVLMLDVTKDFEDDTNEQRRLVRQVETFIKSLSSEALPSASATTS